The Amycolatopsis sp. QT-25 genomic sequence TAGGGCCCGGACTGCCGGACCGCCCACGTGCCTTCAGCCAGGGGCGCCAGGTCGGCTTCGGCGCGGGCGGGACCGCGCTCGGCGACGACGACGCCGTGTTCGACGCTGCCTCCGAGCCGAAGGCCAGGGGCGTGCAGCCAGAGGAACAACGCCAGATCGGGCCATTCCAGGAGCACAGCGGGGTTCACAGCGGTGGTGCCGTAGTGCGGCATCCCGGCCGCAGCCGCCGACGGGCTCTGGCCGGGGGCGAACGGGCTGGTGACGTCGGTACGCATCGGCATGAACAACACGGGGAACGGGTCGATGCGGCCGCTGACTTCGTCGTCGGCGGTCTTGTCGAGCACGAGCAGCGGCCCAGCGGCGCCGGCGTCGAGGGGGGCGATGATCCGGCCGCCGTCGGCAAGCTGGTTGATCCAGGCTGGCGGGATCGCGGTGACCGCGCAGGTCGCGATGATCCGGTCGAACGTCATCTCGCCCGGCCAGCCCGCGAACCCGTCGCCTGCGGCCAGGTGCGGGTGGTAGCCGGCTGCAGTGAGGTGTTCTTGGGCGGTGTCGACCAGCTTGGGGTCGAGGTCGAGGGAGAAGACGTTGTCCGCGCCGAGGCGATGCGACAACAGGGCGGCGTTGTAGCCGGTGCCAGTGCCGATCTCCAGCACCTGGTGTCCAGGTTCGGCGGCGAGCCGCTCCAGCATCACCGCCATGACCGCCGGCTTGCTCGAGGACGAGCTGGCGATCTCCCGCCCGGTCGTGTCGTCACTGGCAGGTCGTGTCTGGGTGGCCAGGGATTCGTTGGCGTAGACCGCGTCCAGCCAGCCTGGATCACCGGTGCTCAGCGAGGCGGGACCGTTAAGGATGTGCGGGACGAACAGGTGCCGGGGCGTCGCGGCGAACGCATCGCGCCACGCCGGGTCGGCTAGGACACCGTCGGCAGTCAGCTCGGCGGCGAGGGCGGCCGCCCGGGTTTCCCAGGTGGCGGTGTCCAGGGCGTCCACGGTCTACTCCTCGATCAAGGCGTCGGCGATCGCCGCGGCGATCGGCAAGTCGCATTCTTCGGCCAACCAGCCCCAGGCAGCAACCGCGTTCGCTTCGAGACAGGTCCACGTCCTGTCAGGTCCGACGACGAAGTCGAACGCGCTGAACGCCAGCCCCGCCGCGTCCAGGTACCGGACGATCCCCGCCCGGACGTGGTCAGGGACGTCGATTACCTCATACGTCAAGGCGTCGTAGTCCGAGCGCCAATCTACCAGCGCCTTTTCGCTGCCGGCGTGGATCGCCACCGGGAAAAGCCGGTCACCGACCGCAGTCACGCGAGCCTCGAACCACTTCGGCTGCCACTGCTGAACGAGGTGCGCCGTCACCTCGATGCCGTCTAGTGAGCCGAGTTCGTCGCGGCCAAGACGGCGGGTGTAGACCAGGGCTTCGCCGCCGGACTCGTAGACCACCGGCTCGGCCAGCGGCTTGACTATCAGCTCCCCGAACCTCTCCGCGAACTCGCGGACGGCGTCAGCGTCGTTGGTGATCAGCGTCGGCGGCACGGTCAGGCCGGCCTGAGCCAGCGTGGCCAGCTGCCGCGGCTTGTACGCGGCGTCGGCCAGCGCCGAAGGGTGCGAGACCCAGCGCACTGGCAGGCTCGCCCGCACGCCACCGAGCCCGACCCGAGCCTGCGCTCGGGAGAACCGCAGGTCGGGACCGGACATCCCGGCCGGCATCACCGGTTCGGTCGGCTTGCCGTAGTAGACCGCAGTGACCTCGTGCAGCGGGACGTCATGCTCGGCAGTGAGCAGGGAGCCGCGCCAGCCCTCGGCGTCCGGGGTCAGCTCGGCGCCGAGGGAGAGGCTGAGCGGGAAGTCGCCGACGTTGACCACGTGGCGGCGAACGCCGCGGGCGTCGAGTTCCCGGCCGACCGCGGCGGCCGCCCAGTCCTCCCGGATACCGACGAACAGGACCAGCGGATCGCGACGCTCAGTCATCTGGGGTGGTGTAGGAGTCGTCGATCATCTTGCCGTCCTCATTGCACTGGCGGGGATGCAGCGTGTCGTGAGCTGTAGTGCGATGCTTGGCCTCCGGCCGCACCGTGATCCGGCGTGCACGCACACCGCGCAGAATGAACGGCCGGACGGTGCTGGGATTTTCATCGCTGAGCGGCCGGGCGCCCGCGTTGACCGGGAACCGCTGGACCGTCGGCATCAGCGGATCACCGGCGCCTACGGATGCGGTGTCGAACTGCGACATGCTGATCTCGGCCTCCCGACTTGGGGTGTGCGGTGGCGTTGGCCCGTTGTCAACCCTGCTCAGGCCCAGGCATCTGGGCAAGATCCGTCCGAGCGAACCTCCTGGTCACGTCGGCGCGGCCGCAGCCACGACTCGCTCTCCGCGGCGCTGAAATCGGCAGGATGCCAGGCGCAGCGGTAATTCGTTGTCCGCCGAGATCTCGCGCGCGTTCTGCCGCAGCCACAGCGCAGGAGCCGCAGCAGGCTAGTACTCCAGCCGGACTTTGTGATGTCGCTGGTGGGCTGCCTGAAGACAGGTGCGGCCACCAGTTGATCATGGTCGGTTGTGTGGACTAACCCTGATCGGCTGGTGGCCGCAGGCCCCAGCGTAAACCCTGACCGGTGGGCGGTGATGTTCGAGGAGATGATCACCCGGATCGCCGGCCGGTTCACCCGCGTCGAACCCCGCCGACGAGCACGAACACTGCTGCTCGGGCTGCTGTCGGACCTGCCGGACAAGAACTGCTGGACCATCTCCGAACACGCCGGCGACGACACCCCCGACGGGATACAACACCTGCTGCGCAAAGCAGTCTGGGACGCGGAGGAGGTCCGCGACGACCTGCGCGACTACGTCACCGAACACCTCGGCGACACCGGTGCCGTGCTGGTCGTCGATGAAACCGGTGACCTGAAGAAAGGCGTTCACACCGTCGGAGTGCAACGCCAATACACCGGCACCGCGGGTCGCATCGAGAACGCCCAGGTCGCGGTTTACCTCACCTACGCCACCGACACCGGCCACGCGTTCATCGACCGAGCCCTCTACCTCCCGAAATCCTGGATCATCGATCCCGAACGTTGCGCAGGCGCCGGAATCCCTACCGACACTGTGTTCGTGACGAAACCCGCGCTGGCGACCACCATGATCGGGCGCGCTCTCGACGCCGACGTCCGTGCACAGTGGGTCGCCGGGGACGAGGTTTACGGCGCCGACCCCCACCTGCGCAAGAACCTGGAAAAGCGCGGTATCGGCTATGTTCTCGCCATCGGCCGCGACCGCCGGGTCAGCACTCCAGCCGGCGTGCTGCGCGCTGACGGTGTCGCCGCGAGGCTGCCCAAGCACGTCTGGCAACGCCTCTCCGCCGGCGCTGGCGCGAAAGGACATCGCTACTACGACTGGGCTTTCGCCGACATCGACACCGACGAGCCCGACGGGCACCGGTGGCTGCTGATCCGCCGCCACCGCACCACCGGCGAGCTGGCGTTCTACCGCTGCTACTCGCCCGAACCCGTGCCGCTACGGATCCTGCTCCAGGTCGCGGGCCGCAGATGGACGATCGAGGAATCCTTCCAGACCGGCAAAGGCCTCACCGGGCTTGATCAACACCAGGTCCGACGCTGGACCTCCTGGCACCGCTGGACGGTCATGGCGATGCTCGCCCACGCGTTCCTCGCCGTTGTCGCGTCCACCGAACGAAACACCGAACCAGCAACCGCCGGATGGATCTCGTTGACCTGCAACGAAATCCACCACCTATTCACCACACTCATCAGCCGACCGATCCTCGATGCCGCGCACCGGATCCGCTGCTCGACGTGGCGCAGACGCCACCAATACCGCGCCCAACAAGGCCACTACCAGCGACAATCGACCCACGAACCATGACCACCACGAACTACGACTGAAGTACTAGGCGAGTTCAAGCGTTACAGCGGCAGGCACGCGCAGCTGTAACACATTCGCGAGGGCGGCAGACTAGTGATGCAGCGCCGACGTCGAGCGGCTACTCGCCAACACTTCAGGAGTTCCTGCACCGTGCAGATTTCCCAGCATCAGCGCCGTCAATCAGAATACGCTTCGCACAGTCGGCCCAGGCGCATCTCTCCTGCTGGCCACGACAATTGGGTGTTCCAGATTTTGAACTAGGCTTCACTGAAACAATTCTTCTGACCGTGTGCGGCAGCAACATGTCATGAAGTTGCATCGGCCGGGATCGGCCAGCCATGGTGATACCACCACTCGCGACCCCGGCCTGCAGGTAAATCCGTCGCACTGTCAGATGTTGCCTTCTGATCAATTGCCGTCGTCGCCGTTTCCGCCACCACTTCGCATAGCCGATCACCTCCACTTGGAGATGGACGGTCCGGACGGGGTGGTCGTGGTCTTGCGACCGTCGGCCGACGCACAGGGCACTCCCGTCAAGAGAGGGAAAGCAAGTGGTCTCAGCTGGGAAAACCGAGCGCGCTGAGCCGTGCGCGCAAGTCCGCGGCCGCGGACTGGTAGCCGAAGGGACCGACGGAACCGTCCGTCGTCTCTTTCAGCCATCGTTCGGCCAGGCGTACCAACTTATTCGCCAGGCCGATGTCCGCTTCGGGGTTCTCCGCGATCCCGTACTCGACCGCCTGCAGCAGGACCGGAGCGGCGCGAAACGCGAACAGGCTGTCTTCCAGCGCTGGCAAGAGACGATGTGGCTGGTAAGGCGGTTCGGCCATGACCTGGTGTACCCAGGTGTGCGCTTGACGCACCCACTGCTCCGCCTCCGAATGCTCGCCCCGGTCCGTCAGCAGGGAGGCGAGGCCGGAGGCGGCATCCGCGGCGAGATAGCGACTGCGGGCCAGCGGCCGAATGTCGCGGTCCCGGTTGTACAGCCGGGACCGGCCGGGAATGACCGACGTGGTGAACAGGTGGACAGCGGCGCGCAGGTCCTCGATGTCGTCCTTACCTGCTCCCAGGAAGGCCGCGTAGTTGTGCAACTGGAAGCTGAGCCCGCTGTGATCGGCCTCTGGGGCGAACAGGTCCACCTCGACGGTGGCCGCGAAGGTGCCCCAGTACCGGCGCAGCGCCCCGCCGGCGTCTATTCCCCGCAAGCCGGTCGACCGCAGCGCGTTGAGCTCGATGCATGCCACCACCAGCAGATCGGCCAGCAACCCGGGATCGATCCGGTTCGCCTCCCCGGCGTCCAGGCAGGCATCGGCGGCGGCCATCACCGCCACGGCGGACTCGGGCCTGACGTGCCCGGCGTGCCGCTCGGCACTGGCCTGCTGTACCGCCAGCCGCAGCCTGCTGTCCACCACGACCGGCTCGTCGGGATCGAAGGCCTGATCGAGCAGTTCGGACAGACCGCGGACCAGGTCGGCGAACTCCGGCCCGGCCAGCCAGGCCGATGGTGCGAGCAAGCCCATTTGCCGGATGATGCCCATCACCGCCAACACGAACGCGCGCCGCGTGAACAGCGGCATGCTGGCCAGTTCGCCGGGCTGGGGCAGCCGGAACGGTACCGCCATCGCTTCGGCCAGCGCGTTCCCGGTCTCGTCCCTGCCGGGCAGCGGCCCTCGCCCGTACGCCCAGGTCTCGACCAGCTCTCGAACCAACCCGGACGAGGGGACCATGGCGTAAACTTGCTCCTGGCCCGGGACTCGCTCGGTCACCCAGATATGCGCGACCCCGTCCGGGGTCCCCATCTCCACCAGCAACCCGATCAGCTGGTCGACCACTCGGTCGCCGACACCGCTGCCGAGGCCGGTCGGTTCTTCGTCGCCGACTCCCGGCAGAATCCCGGTGACGTTGAGCCGGGCAGCCGCGATCCCGTCGAGGAACCCCAAGTCCTTGGGGCGCATGACGGGATCCGGAGAACGCTCGGCCGCGACGGCGCCGATCTCGCACCTAGCCCTTGCTTGCTCGGCGAGCCGCGGCGCCAACGAAAATTGCGGCGCCGCGAGCGACGCGCGCTGAATCACCCGCGCGGTGAGTGCCGCGGACACCAGCGCGGGCTGCGACCGGTACACCTCGATCGCAGCGGCGGACCACGCGGCGATCCACTGCATGGGCGGGAGTTCGCCGCCGTCGGCCGTGCGCAGCATCCCCAACGCGGTCCTGATCGCCTCGGCGACCGGGCCGAGCAGCACATTCGTCGCGGTGAGCACGACCGCCGCCTTGGTGTCCGGGCCGAACCGGTTGACCGTCGCCGCGACGATCTCGTTGGGCAGCGTCCCGCCGTCGCCGGGCAGGACCGCGCGGTCGTGGACGGACCACTCGCCCTCGCGCTCTTGGTCCCGCAGCCGAGCCGCGGCGGCTCTCGTCGGCAGAGGGGCGCCGCGAGCGATCTCCGAGACGGTGATCGCGCTGAAATCGCAGACCCAGGTTAGCGGATGGAACGGGTTGCACTCGGTGGGGACGCCGAACAGCGGCGCGACCTTGCGGGCCAACCGGGCGGGTACCAGTTCCGAGCGCTTCTCGACCAACTGGGGCACGACCGCGGGCAGCAACACCATCCTGCATTCCACCTCTCCGCTAGACCAATTGTGTCACATCGGGCGGAGGCGCCGTCGCCCCTGCCCAGGCCGTGACCTGGTCCATCACAGTTCCATCACCCGCTCGCATAAAAACCTATGTAAGTGTAGAAAGTTTGCCATGTCTTCCCTTTTGTCCCCCGTTCGGTCTCCCCGACCCTCGTCCGAACTGTCCACCGAGGTGGTCCGCGCGGCCTTCGACGAACTACGCGAAGTCCGTGAACAACTCCATTCCAGCCACCGAGTCCCGCGTTGCGACCTCCGCCTGATCCTGCGTGAGCTGCGCTATGGCCAGGCGCCGCCCGAAGAGGTGGAGTCGCACACCCGGCTCGTGCTCTCCGGCGACTGCGTGTGCCGGGACCTGGTGGCCGACGTACTGCATGTCGTCACGACCTTCCTGACGGAGCGCGGCGCCACGATCACCAATCCGCCCGGCGCGGTGCGCGTCCACGTGCGCAAACGCGTACACGACGTACTGCGGTCCTACCGCTGCGCGCGCGGCGCCCAGGCCAAGCCCAAGCAGGCACGCGGCAACCGCTACGGGCGAGCGCTGCCCGACGAGGAGCACCGCGCGATGTTCGGGCACCTGGTCGACGAGGCGGGCTACTCCGCGCCGCTGCCGGGAGACGGCTACCTGGTGCGCAGGCTGGCGGAGCGGTGTGCCTCCGAGTTCGACAAGCCGGTGCCGTACTACCTCGAACGGGTGCCCACGATGCTGAGCACGATCCGGCGCGTATGCAGCACTGGCGCCCGGGTCAACGTCGGCACCAGCGCCTCTCCGGAGTACGTGACCTGGTACGACGCCTACATCGATCGGCCGCTGGGGCGCAGGCCGGACACGACGGTCATCTCGCTGTCCGAGGACGGCGCCTCGCCATGGGGCTGCGATCACGTCGCCGACCCGAGCGCCCAGTCGGCGTTCGCCGCCGTGGAGGTCAGGGACGCCGATCCCGACCCGGACTCGGTGGTGATCGACACCGTGGTGACCCGGCTGGCCGAGGTGCCGCCGGACGATCGGGAGGCGGACCTGCGGTCGGTGCTGCTCGGTTTGGCCGACGGCGGATTCCTGCCCCGGCAGCGAGCGGAGTCCCTGCTGTCCGACCAAGACGAAATGGACAACGTGATGTCCCAGGTCCAAGCGGTCATCGAGGCGCAAGGAGGAAGAGTGAACAGTGGCTGACGCATCCACTTCGCACCAGGAGGCACTCCGGCTGGCCGCACGACTCCGGACGAGCCCGGACCTGATCGACCTGGCGACGGCGGCCGAAGCGGGGATCGACCTCCTTTACGCACTCGAGGCCGACGCCGGCACGGAGGATCTGCGCCTTGTGACCGGCTTGATCGGATTCGCCGTCCGCGCCGCACCCGCCCACCCGTCGCTCCCCCAGTGGTGGGGTGAACTCGGCGTCGCGCACGGGTGGATCGCCGAGCAGACCGGCTCCGCGGCGGAGTACGGCACGGCGATCGCCTGCTCGCTCACCGCGGTGTCCGCCCCACAGGCTCCGCCGGAGGTGGCCGAGCGGGCCGCCGTGGAGGCGGCGAACCTGACCTGTTCCCTGCTGCGCTCGGGCGAGGTCACCCCCGGGCGGGCACAGCAGCTGATCAAGGCCCTGGACGCGATCTCACTGTCCTGGACCGATGCCCTGAACGCCGTGCACTTCGAGTTCGGGCGGGCGTGGACGCTGCGATGGTCCTACCCGCTGACCGCGGACGTCGCGGAACTCTCGCGCGCCGCCGACATCCTGCGCCAAGCGCTGACCGCACCAGTGCTGGCGGAAGCGACAGAGGACCACACCGACGGTTTGGATCTCCTCATCACCGTTCTCGAACACCTCTACTTCGCCAAGCATGATCCGACGCTGCTGGAAGAGGCGCTCGTCGCCGCGGTGAAGGTGCGCGAGCTGCTGCCCGAAGACCACGAGTCGCTGCCCGAAGCGCACGGCGTCGTGGCCGCGATCGCCGACGAGATCTTC encodes the following:
- a CDS encoding IS701 family transposase, with amino-acid sequence MFEEMITRIAGRFTRVEPRRRARTLLLGLLSDLPDKNCWTISEHAGDDTPDGIQHLLRKAVWDAEEVRDDLRDYVTEHLGDTGAVLVVDETGDLKKGVHTVGVQRQYTGTAGRIENAQVAVYLTYATDTGHAFIDRALYLPKSWIIDPERCAGAGIPTDTVFVTKPALATTMIGRALDADVRAQWVAGDEVYGADPHLRKNLEKRGIGYVLAIGRDRRVSTPAGVLRADGVAARLPKHVWQRLSAGAGAKGHRYYDWAFADIDTDEPDGHRWLLIRRHRTTGELAFYRCYSPEPVPLRILLQVAGRRWTIEESFQTGKGLTGLDQHQVRRWTSWHRWTVMAMLAHAFLAVVASTERNTEPATAGWISLTCNEIHHLFTTLISRPILDAAHRIRCSTWRRRHQYRAQQGHYQRQSTHEP
- a CDS encoding methyltransferase domain-containing protein, which gives rise to MDALDTATWETRAAALAAELTADGVLADPAWRDAFAATPRHLFVPHILNGPASLSTGDPGWLDAVYANESLATQTRPASDDTTGREIASSSSSKPAVMAVMLERLAAEPGHQVLEIGTGTGYNAALLSHRLGADNVFSLDLDPKLVDTAQEHLTAAGYHPHLAAGDGFAGWPGEMTFDRIIATCAVTAIPPAWINQLADGGRIIAPLDAGAAGPLLVLDKTADDEVSGRIDPFPVLFMPMRTDVTSPFAPGQSPSAAAAGMPHYGTTAVNPAVLLEWPDLALFLWLHAPGLRLGGSVEHGVVVAERGPARAEADLAPLAEGTWAVRQSGPYRLWDTVEHAVALFDTLDKPDATRLGVTALNVPGKQFIWLDDPDSDYSWPLA